From Arachis hypogaea cultivar Tifrunner chromosome 3, arahy.Tifrunner.gnm2.J5K5, whole genome shotgun sequence:
TGGATACTCTGACTATGGCTGCAATTGGGGGTGACCTGGAAGCCTGTTACATATGTGTGATGCTGTTACTATCTCATGCCAAGGAAGACGAAGAGCACATGCGAAAGGGACTTGAATTTTTTGAGATTGTACGTGATTCTGGGGTGCTCGAAAGGTGCAGAGAAGTCTTCATGCAGGTATTCACGGGTCCGTGGGTGGAGGTTAAGCCGTTGGATCCTGGACTACCCAAGGTTTGTCGATCCATCAGTTGCCGCACCAGAGGCACCATGGGTGATGTGGAAGATTTGTCCCACGTCTCGTGTGTGTAGTGCTTGACCGATTACGAGGTTCGGGTGTTATAGGAGTTGTTCGTATTCgaataaaaatatctattttgAGGTTTGTGTTATCCAAGTTTGTTGTTTAGAGTTCTCGTATCTGGTATTACCGTATGAAGTATTATCTCCACCTTTGTTAACAATTTACGCATGGTTATCCTgatgttaaatatatttttatttttattgtgtttctGTTTTCATGCGTGTATAGATCTtagtttgaattggttaagcttgATGGTAGAATATGGTTTAGGGGTTTTTCCTCGCCTGGATGCTCAGAACTGGAAAAGTAAATTGAAGAACTCCAACGGAGTGGCAGAGGTGTACTGGCACACGGACCCCACATTCAAGAGTAAGCATGTCCTTCACGCGGAAGTAGGTTTAGAAGCAGGGGTGCAGGGATACCAGGGTCTGGACTAGGGGTGTACTTGCACCCACttagatagaaaaaaaaatgtttgttCTGTCAATCAATATATTAAATTGAATGCAATTAATTGCAAactaaaaaattatcatttaattcgataatttaatttaatttgaccatttacaatttttttaatcgGGTTAAAAATCCTTAATCTACACGATTACTGCATGTATTTAATTGTTTTATCTAATGTTTCATAATATTAACTGTTATCGATAAGCTTAAATAAAATTGCAAACAACCAAGACGTCATTAACATTTTCCATTTCTAGGAATCAAGGCAAATTTGAAAATGAGAACGAGACTGCCCACTTCCATTTGGCAGAAGAAAGACACTTCTACTTGtataagtatatataaatatGGGTTTAAGTACATATAGTAAATGTATTAATTATTTGGTATTATCCATAATGTTGGGCAACGAAACATCTGATGCGCTAAgccataattattaattaatgccagtatataatataatatatatttttttaccgataatataaaatatatatatatatattaacttttATAGGATAGAAGATAAATTTTACAGTTGAGGATACATACATTTTGGAAATTGGTATTATTGCGATAACTGATAAGtttaaatgataataataatatataaaagcttAAATTCCATCTCTTAATTGGCGATCGTTTCTCCTGTTAATATTTTCCGATAATCCTGCAACAACACCCCTCCAGCCTCTGCCATGCCCTTGCAAATGGCTGGATCTTCCAAGACAAATAGAAAGAAAGGGAACGTGCCAATTGAGCATGAATGTCAGCTGAATCTTCTTCCTCGTGATATATGGGTGAGGATTGCCGCTAAGGTTGCGTCGAATTCGATTCATGATCTGTTCAACATGCAGGTGAGTTGCAAGGTGTTCCTGGATGCAGCGAGTTCCGAAGCTGTGTACCAACATGCGACGATGCGAGTTATACTGTTAgtgtcctttttattttaccttgaCCAGTCGAAAAGGAGGTTCCTCGATCACTGCATTGAAGCAGAAAATGCAGATGCTATACTCCGACTAGGGTTGACAGAGTATTTCTGGATTGCCTGCCGTGGCATTGGGATGGAACTGCTTGCTAGGGCCTCGACAGAGGGCAGCGTCGAAGCAGGTTACCTGTTTGCCATGTTGCTACTGTGTGATCATGAAGATGAGGAAGAAGTGCAAAGGGGTGTTGAAATGTTAGAGTTTATCCGTACTTCTGGAAAAGTCGAAAGGTGTAGGGAGTTCTTCGTAGACATTTTCTAGGAGCGATGGGTTGACGAGAGACCATCGGATCCGAGACACGCCGTGGCTTGTTGGTCCACCAATTGCTTTACCCGCAGCACCATGGCTGATGTGAATGATGTGTCTCGTGTCTCGTGTGTGCACCGCCTGGCGGATTACAAGGTCAGGGTTTTCTTGGAGATGTTTAGATTTTATTGAACTTGATTGTTTATCACTTTATTAGGCTGCCCCCAAATGCACTATTGTAGGGTTATCTTTATGTAACTTTATGTAATCTTCCAATACAATGGCTAGTAACTGACAATTTGTTAAAAAATCTATTTCTTGGTTGAAAAAATGGTAGTTTGatccaataaattaaaataattaattcatatTGTTGTTCACGCAATATTTTATAGCTTCACCCGGAAGTAAAAAAACCTAGAGAAATTTAAATGCTGCAAAATTAGAAACCATTAAGACAACCGAGTTTTAGGTAGGGATTACAGAACATCAAAAGGACGGCTAAAGAAACAAAGCAAATAAAGATTTGAAACATAGAAGCCGTAGGTCATATACCCCCGACATCGTCTCCATTATGCCCGGCGAGCTCCTGATCGTTAGAGCCTTGTGCCGTTAGCGGAGCTTGACCATACAATTGGTGGGCCAATAACCCTAGCTTGATCTCCACAACCTCGAGCCTGCCTTCCACTTCACGCCATGGTGCCATCTATTTCTGTTCCCTTTGACGAAGATCGGCAATTTCTGCCTTCAATTCGTTTGCTTTGTCATCCAGTTGGCGAATGGTCGTTTGATGCTGTTCCAGCTCCATGCACAACTTCTCTTGCAATCGGCAACCTTCCTCTAGTTCATGCTGCCTTATCCTCGTCCTGACCTTTGCGGTAATTGTCTCTAGCCTCACCTACCTTAGTTCTGCTTCTGTCGTTTGAAGTCTATCCTTCAAAAACATCTCCCTCCAACGGAGGGTGTCGATCAAATCTGCAGTCAGAAGTTCTGTGAGGTCGTCAGGACTAACGTGGCAGTCGGTGAGGGATTCCTGCGATATTTTCTCAGATGAAGACGGGGAGGTCTACTGGATGATGAAGACTGCAACAATTTTTCTCCAGGCAGAGAGGTTAGAAAAGAAGGTACAAATTATAAGAACCGACGAATGGATAAGACGGATACGGTATGTCTATAACTTGTATATAAATTATATCTCAGGGATATTTTTGACATTTCATATGCATTGACTACTTGACTGTGCGTTACCTGTGCGGTGATATAAAGTTgtttcatttttctttattttgattactttgtttaaattttttaatcaacatttaagttttaaaaaaataaattaatacacTTTAATGTGTTTAAATAATGTAcgtcttttattttttcaaaaattaaggtaaTAATGCCCCTGGTTTTATCGGTAAATGAAGAAAAGATATGGGAAAACGTGTGCTGTATTGAGTACCATGGATTGCACAGACGTAGCAATAAATGCATATCTTGGCTAGAGCTTAGGCCAAATCATCTTTCTTCCAAGGTGGGATTTGATCTGAACTTCTCTGCTACTGAAGTGATTCAATGTGATGTTTGAATAGACAGGACGGGC
This genomic window contains:
- the LOC112778923 gene encoding putative F-box protein At1g67623, which translates into the protein MAGSSKTNRKKGNVPIEHECQLNLLPRDIWVRIAAKVASNSIHDLFNMQVSCKVFLDAASSEAVYQHATMRVILLVSFLFYLDQSKRRFLDHCIEAENADAILRLGLTEYFWIACRGIGMELLARASTEGSVEAGYLFAMLLLCDHEDEEEVQRGVEMLEFIRTSGKVERCREFFVDIF